One segment of Maledivibacter sp. DNA contains the following:
- a CDS encoding PocR ligand-binding domain-containing protein encodes MKNILNFPSKSEDIQRFEWGEVMWLHEPKQHSLERMSVGLVKLFAKSKHTKHSHFGEEQILYTLQGEGIHQINGEEKIISEGMFLHCPPYSEHEVTNREDTDLILMIIYTPGKTMDFQPNMSLISSKNLLDYVDLGILEGIQRDISNLLQLSVKITDGKKIDITKFTSQNSFCELCPYKGDCKESLVSVIKSPLSKIKDVCICRNGLIMLWSPILVKDNIIGYIKCGHLLINRPDNIEDTLQLISKKHKISFEDLKRAYNDILLIPKSRLYALVESLMVASKYITGIIESNIIQSELKEKNKQIIQKIQDNIDLEDALNESNKKLLKYEMNSKFNMNKYIEDTKDHIYNIDYPFKQEMDLENCVRQLDKGRSIGIVKDIIKNYREKNIPITIVKDVFIELFSVISKVIYKETHDSQSISKIRREYKIIINNARDYSQLQIIAEKIIDNCVQILTPILNKYDKGIIDEVNIYIKQNYYQDLNLKSIAERFYISPNYLSKIFNEQNKMSLSDYINRIRIEKAKLYLVNTNMKIAMISKKVGCSNISYFSHIFKKSEQCTPKEYRLNHKE; translated from the coding sequence ATGAAAAACATTTTGAATTTTCCTTCTAAAAGTGAAGATATACAAAGGTTTGAGTGGGGCGAGGTTATGTGGCTTCATGAACCTAAACAGCACAGTCTTGAAAGAATGAGTGTTGGTTTAGTAAAACTGTTTGCAAAATCAAAGCATACAAAGCATTCTCACTTTGGGGAAGAACAAATACTATATACATTACAGGGTGAAGGAATACATCAAATAAATGGTGAAGAGAAAATAATCAGTGAGGGTATGTTTTTGCATTGTCCACCTTATTCAGAGCATGAGGTTACCAATAGGGAGGATACAGACCTTATATTGATGATTATATATACCCCGGGAAAGACCATGGATTTTCAGCCAAATATGTCCCTTATAAGCAGCAAAAATTTATTGGATTATGTAGATTTAGGTATCCTTGAAGGGATACAAAGGGATATATCTAATCTTTTACAGCTTTCCGTAAAGATAACCGATGGCAAAAAAATTGATATAACAAAGTTTACTAGCCAAAATTCTTTTTGTGAATTATGTCCCTATAAAGGGGATTGTAAAGAAAGCTTAGTTTCAGTGATTAAAAGTCCACTTTCAAAAATAAAGGATGTTTGCATATGTAGAAATGGCCTAATAATGCTTTGGAGTCCCATATTAGTAAAGGACAATATCATAGGATATATAAAATGTGGACACCTGCTTATTAATAGGCCCGATAATATTGAAGACACCTTGCAGCTAATATCAAAAAAACATAAAATAAGCTTTGAGGATTTGAAAAGGGCTTATAATGATATACTGTTGATTCCTAAAAGTAGACTATATGCCTTGGTGGAATCCTTGATGGTGGCTTCAAAATATATAACTGGAATTATCGAAAGTAATATAATACAGAGTGAATTAAAGGAGAAAAATAAGCAGATTATTCAAAAGATACAGGATAATATTGATCTTGAAGATGCTTTAAATGAATCAAACAAAAAGCTGTTAAAATATGAAATGAACTCTAAATTTAATATGAATAAGTATATTGAGGATACAAAGGATCATATATACAACATTGATTATCCTTTTAAACAGGAAATGGATTTAGAAAATTGTGTGAGGCAATTAGATAAAGGTAGAAGTATAGGGATTGTTAAAGATATTATTAAGAATTATCGGGAAAAAAATATTCCCATCACCATAGTTAAGGATGTTTTTATTGAACTATTCTCTGTAATATCAAAGGTAATATATAAAGAAACCCATGATTCCCAAAGTATATCTAAAATAAGGAGAGAATATAAAATAATAATCAACAATGCCCGTGATTATTCACAATTACAAATAATAGCTGAAAAAATTATTGATAATTGCGTCCAGATACTTACACCGATCCTTAATAAATATGATAAAGGAATAATAGATGAGGTCAATATATATATAAAACAAAACTATTACCAGGATTTAAACCTCAAGTCCATAGCAGAAAGATTCTATATTAGTCCCAATTATCTAAGTAAGATATTTAATGAACAAAATAAGATGTCATTATCGGACTATATCAATAGAATCCGCATAGAGAAAGCAAAGCTATATTTAGTAAATACAAATATGAAGATAGCCATGATAAGCAAAAAAGTTGGATGCAGTAATATAAGCTATTTTAGTCATATATTTAAGAAATCAGAACAATGCACACCTAAAGAATACAGATTAAATCATAAGGAATAG
- a CDS encoding adenylosuccinate synthase, producing the protein MSTVVIVGAQWGDEGKGKVIDYLAAEADVVVRGQGGNNAGHTVVVGDKKYALHLIPSGILYPETINVIGNGVVFDPEGFLKEVENLEAEGVSTKNIKISDRAHVIFPYHKVIDALSEEARGDQMIGTTKKGIGPCYMDKVERSGIRICDLMDKEIFIEKVTAQVKKKNEIIEKIYDSESVDKDEIIEKYLEYAEKIRDYVADTTVIVYDEVKNNNKVLFEGAQGALLDIDLGTYPYVTSSHPISGGFTTGSGVGPNMIEEVLGIAKAYTTRVGKGPFVTEEDNETGDRIRIAGNEFGTTTGRARRCGWFDSVMVKYSARINGMTCLSLMLLDVLTGFDKIKICTGYRLGDKIIDNFPASLETLGKCEPVYEELEGWNEDISEAKSFEELPENARKYIERIEQLVGIPVKIVSIGPKRSQTIVRDSIFR; encoded by the coding sequence ATGTCAACCGTAGTTATTGTTGGAGCACAATGGGGAGACGAAGGTAAGGGTAAGGTAATAGATTATTTAGCTGCTGAGGCAGATGTAGTTGTTAGAGGACAAGGTGGAAATAATGCAGGACATACTGTAGTAGTTGGAGATAAGAAGTATGCTCTTCATTTAATTCCTTCGGGAATACTATATCCCGAAACAATTAATGTAATTGGAAATGGAGTAGTCTTCGATCCAGAAGGATTTTTAAAAGAAGTTGAAAATCTTGAAGCGGAAGGTGTTAGTACTAAAAATATTAAGATAAGTGATAGAGCCCATGTAATATTTCCATACCATAAGGTCATAGATGCTCTTTCTGAGGAAGCTAGAGGAGATCAAATGATTGGTACCACTAAAAAGGGTATCGGACCATGCTATATGGATAAAGTAGAAAGATCCGGTATAAGAATATGTGACCTAATGGATAAAGAAATATTTATAGAAAAGGTCACTGCTCAAGTAAAGAAAAAGAATGAAATAATAGAGAAGATTTATGATTCGGAGTCTGTAGATAAGGATGAGATTATAGAAAAATACTTAGAATATGCTGAAAAAATAAGGGATTATGTAGCTGATACCACAGTTATAGTATATGATGAGGTTAAAAATAATAACAAAGTTCTATTTGAAGGGGCTCAAGGAGCATTACTTGATATAGATTTAGGAACTTATCCCTATGTAACAAGTTCACATCCTATTTCCGGTGGATTTACGACTGGATCAGGGGTAGGCCCAAACATGATTGAAGAGGTACTTGGCATAGCTAAGGCATATACCACAAGAGTTGGTAAAGGGCCCTTTGTTACTGAAGAGGATAATGAAACAGGAGATAGAATCAGAATAGCAGGAAATGAATTTGGCACAACAACGGGTAGAGCGAGAAGATGTGGATGGTTTGATTCTGTAATGGTTAAGTATTCTGCTAGAATAAATGGTATGACATGCTTATCCTTGATGCTTTTAGATGTACTTACTGGATTTGACAAGATCAAGATTTGTACAGGCTATAGGCTAGGAGATAAAATAATAGATAACTTCCCGGCATCCTTAGAAACACTAGGAAAGTGTGAGCCTGTTTATGAGGAACTTGAAGGCTGGAATGAAGATATATCTGAGGCTAAAAGCTTCGAGGAGCTACCGGAGAATGCTAGGAAATATATAGAGAGAATAGAACAGTTAGTAGGAATACCTGTAAAGATTGTTTCAATAGGGCCAAAACGAAGTCAGACAATAGTTAGAGATAGTATATTCAGATAA